The region GAGAAGAAGCTCTGCTTGAAATGTGTGCTTGTCCGGTGAGAGAGGACTGAGTTATTTTGGCTGGTGTTTTTGCATTTCCCTTTTTGCCAACATGTTGGAGCCGAACGTGTACAGAAGGATTACAATTCCCAGCCATATAAAATTCTCACCGAGATCAGACCTGCCCACATACTTTAGTATAAGTCCTGTACCCAGGATAAACATGTTTGCCAGGCCAATTTTCTTGTTTCTTTTAACGGTACTTTGATACATCTGCTTGTGTACAAGATATTCTTTTTTCTCATCCTTCATAGGTGTTCACATCCATTATGTAGTTATAATCATATCAGCTGCTTTTTGCAGCCTCTCAAGGACTGCAGCTCCAATTCCTTTTTCAGTAAAGGAACCGTCTACAATTATCAAATCCATACCTTTTGAGTCCATCTCTCTTAATCCTGCAAAAATACGTTTTGCTGCCTCTCTGGGTTTGGTTCCCTGGCCTATAGATAATTTCTTTTCCAACGGGAATTCTTTTTGGATTTCTACTGTAAGTAACAATCCTGCCTTTTTCTGGTCATCATTGGTTTTTCCAATAATGTCTGCAATTTTTGCAGCTACATCTTTTGCTTTTCCCTGCACAAGTATAACTCTTGCAGAAGGGGAGTAATGGGTATATTTCATGCCGGGTGAAAGAGGTTTTTCCATATTATCCTTTCTTGCATATCCAATACATACTTCTGTTTTTGTGCACTGCTGTATATCTTTGGCGGAGATTTTTCCCGGGCGTAATATCACCGGAACCTCTCTGCGTGCATCGACAACTGTGGATTCCACACCAATTTCTACTTCCCCCCCGTCCACAATTGCGTCTATTCGGCCTTGCAGGTCTTCCTCGACATGGGATGCAGTTGTAGGGCTGGGTCTGCCGGAAATGTTTGCGCTGGGGGCAGCAATCGGTTTGCAGGCTGCTTCGATAATCTTCCGGGCAATCTGGTTTGCAGGCATGCGGATTGCTACGGTTTCAAGTCTTCCTGTAGTTATATAAGGCACCCTATCTGTTTTTTCGAGAATTATTGTTAGGGGTCCTGGCCAGAAGCATTCTGCAAGTTTTTCAGCAAGGGGGGTGAAAGTGATCACCAGCTGGTTGCATTGTTCCTGATTTGATACATGGACTATAAGGGGATTATCAGCAGGCCTTCCCTTTGCTTTAAATATCTGCTCTACAGCTTGTGGGTTAAGGGCATCGGCTCCCAGTCCATAAACTGTTTCTGTAGGGAATGCAACCGTTTTGCCTTCTCGCAACAGCTTTCCTGCTTTTTTGAATATATCTTCTGCTGTCTCTTCAGCAATCCTCATAATCTCTGTTTTTTTTTGCATATGGGGTACTTGATCCATTTCTTCCCTATCTCAAGACAGACTAACCTTATATCTTTAACTTTCACATCTTCTCATTGTCATTTTCAATAGTCTCTTCCTGTTTAACCGGGCAGCTGGAATTTATTAGACAATAGGTTTTACCGTAGTCATCTACCGTTGATTCTTCGCAAAGTCCAACTCCGTGCCGGTGAGCAGCCCGGCTGATCATGTGAGCTGCTACGGGAGCTGTTAACAGAAGGAAAAGACCAACTGTAATTGCTTTGATTCCCATGGGTCCGAACCCAAGTTTTACAACGATTCCCATCATTACTCCAAAGGCTCCCAGTGTTCCGATCTTGGTTGTTGCGTGAAGCCGGTTGTATACATCAGGGAGCCGGTAAAGTCCCAGCATTCCCAGAAATACAAAGACCATCCCTGCGAAAAAAAAGAAATTGCTAAGAATATCCTGTATAAATGTTATATTGCTCAGAATACCACTCCCTCATCCAGGTATTTTGCGATTGTGACTGTCCCTACGAATGCTATTATAGAAATTACAAGGGCGACATCCATGAAGAACACAGATCCCTGCACAAAAGAATAAACACCCAGCATAACCACAATTACTGTTGCAAGGGAATCAACTGCGATCACTCTGTCCGGAATTGTGGGGCCTTTAATTATCCGATAAATACAGGGAATTATTGATAATACCATAAATACAAGTGCTATGTCAAGAAGATTTACTGTATTCATTCAAATGCCTCCAATACATATTCTTCAAGGTCATCCTTTATTGAATCGCGTATTTTTTTCACGTTGTCTATGTCCAGGCAATGCACATATAATGTGGACCTATCATCAGATACATCAATCGTAAGGGTCCCGGGAGTCAGACTGATAGTGTTTGAAATAGCTGTTATACCAACATCTGTTTTTGCTCTTATCGGAACTGCTATTATGCCGGGCTTTATGTTGATTTTTGGTTGGAGTACAGTTTTTGCTACTACTATACTTGCTTTTACAATATTGACCATGAGTATGGCAAAATAATGTATCTGTTTTGGAATACGTTTCAATGTTTCTGTATAAGATACTTCTTCCTTGAAATCGTATAGGTCTTTAAAAGCTTTGATCACAAAAGGTCCTATCAATGCACCAATGAGGAAATTACTCAGATTTACAACACCGTGAACAAAACACCACACAAAACCCAGTGCAATGGCATATAGCACATACCTTTTCATCGTACTTCTCCTCCCAGGACTGCGTTGATATATGGTTGTGGATCAAGTAGCTGATTTGCAATCTCACTGGAAAGGGCTATCAATGGTTCTGAATACACACCAAGGGTAAGTACAGCGACTGCAAGTACAACTATTGGTACTGTTATCATGGGTGAAAGACCATGTGATGAATAAGGCCCATATTTTTCTACGTCCCTGGCTTCACCCCAGAACATAAGTAACCATGCTCTGAACATATAGAATATTGTAAATACTGCGAATGCAAATCCTATAAGGACCGGTAAATAATATTCCCCTAATATAGCAGCATCAAAGAGGACAAACTTTGCTATAAAACCTCCCAATGGTGGCAGTCCTGCAATGGACATTGCTCCTATAAGGAACATGCTACTCATAAGGGGTGCACTTTTCACCATTCCTCCCATTTTATCCATATCTCTTGTTCCCGCGTGATGGATGATTCCGCCAGATGTCAGGAAAAGCATTGATTTGGCAATTGCATGATTAACAAGATATACCAGGGATGCTGCAAGGGCATACGCGGTTCCCATACCAATTCCCAAGAATACATACCCTATCTGGCTGACACTGGAATATGCAAGCAGACGTTTGACATCTTTCTGGCCGACAGCAGCAATTGCCCCGATTGCTATGGTAATCAATGCAAGCAGGATGATAATTGGTTGTAGTAAAAACAATGCATCTTTAAAGACCAGGAAATATACCCGGAGAATTCCGTATGCCCCCACCTTGATCATCACACCACTAAGCATGGCACTTATGGGTGACGGGGCTGTAGGGTGGACATCCGGCAGCCAGTAATGAAGGGGGAATATGGCTGCTTTGTTGCCAAAAACGATGATAAACAGTAAAGCAATGAAATAGATATGCCAGGGTAAGGTTCCTGCATCACTCATTGCGGCTATTTTGACAGACATGTCTGCCATATTGAGGGTGCCCACAGTTGCATAGAGGCAAGCAATTGCGATCAACATCACCATTGAACTTATTATGTTCAACATGAGATACTTGAACGTCGCCTCCATCTTGTCAGAAACTTTTGTAACACCTCCGTATTCGGACGCTACGACAAGTCCACATGATGAAAGTAGCAGTACCTCAAAAAACACGAACATGTTGAAGATATCCCCGGTGAGGAATGTCCCATTCAGGCCTGCCATAAGCAAATTGAAAAGGGAAAAATATGTAGTATTAAGGGATTTATCTTCGATATAGTCAAGGGAATAGATAAGTGCAAGCAAGGATATTCCGCAACTGAGCACAACCATTCCTGATCCAAGCAGATCGGCCACGAGTACAATTCCGTATTTGCCCCATTCCCCAACTTCGTAAACCTGTATTCCGCTGTTCCATACTTGCAAGAGGAGAATAATACTCATTAATAATATGGATGCTGATACAATTATGTTGAGTATTTTCTGGAAAGTTGGTCTGGAACGCAGCATAATCATTAATGCTGACATAAGAATAGGTATTGCGACAACCAGTATCGGTAGATGATCCAGATAGTTCATCCCCGCAGCCTCCGGAGTTCCCTGATATCCGTGGTACCATATTCCTCGTGGATGCGGTAGGCCAATATAAGTATAAATGCAGTTATTGCAAGACTGATTACAATAGCTGTCAGTACAAGGGCCTGGACAAGTGGATCTACGAATTGGGTTTCCATGCCGGAAGGTACGATAGGTGCAAGCATGCCGTCTGGCAATTTATCCGTGAAAATGATTCCGCTTCCAGAATCATGATGACCGTTTGTTATAATGGGAGCTTTTTCACCATCAAACAAGCCGGTTGAAACGATTAGCATGTTTACTGCATGAGAAATGAGGGACAATCCAATAATAACCTTTATAATGTCCCTGCGGAGGATTAGAAATGTCCCAATGCCAAAAATTAGGGCTATTGTAATCGATAATATTGTATTGTTCATTTGTCTTCACCCACGTTTTTGAATATATGTAGCAGAGTGCCTATTACGACAAAATATACACCAATATCAAAGAGGCTGGCTGATGCCAACTCTATTTCGCCGTAGAATGGTATTTCGATAAATTCAACCGCACTTCTAAAAAAATTATGTCCAAATACGATTGCTCCAAAAGCAGTCAATGAAGCAAGAAGTAATCCTATCCCGAATAATTTGTCCCAGGAAGGGTTAAAGAATGATTTGGTATATTTTAAACCAAATACTACATAGGTCAGGGAAATTACAGAGGCAAACATTACACCTCCGATAAATCCCCCTCCGGGATTATTGTGCCCTGCCAGTAAAAGGGATATGGAAAATAAACTTACAAGAGGGATACAGATTTTTGTAATTGTTTTTGTGATTAATGTAGTCATTCTCCTTCACCTCTGCTTTTTATCAGATTATAGACGCCAAGTGCTGCCAGACATAATACTGATATTTCCCCCAGGGTGTCATAACCACGGAAATCTACAAGAATCACATTTACAACATTATGTCCTCCTGCAAGTTTAACGCTGTTCTCAAGGAAATAGTGGGACAAGGATTCAAATGGTGGCACTATGCCCTGTGTTGCATTAAGTAATAGAATCAACACAGTTGAAGCAACAGCAAGTGAAATCATTATATCTCTTAGCAAGATGTTTTTTGGTATTTTTTCCTTGAATGTCTGGGGGACCCTTGCTATCACAAGCAGAAATATTATTGTTGCGAGGGTTTCTACAAGAAACTGTGTTAGGGCAAGATCCGGTGCTTTGAGATATATGAACATCAGGCTGACCAGATAACCAACAGCAGAAATAGCTATTACAGCAGAAAGATATCGATGTAGGGTTGCTGCTGCAATTGCTGCTACAACCATTAATATCATTATGACAGATTCATAAAAGGGGATATCAAAATTAAGGTTAACAGAGAATACCTGTGTTGTCATCATGAATAAGGGTATTGTAAAGAGTATGACCATTAAAACTAGTATTGCATAGATGTAGAGTTTTATGCTTCCAGGCTGGGCAAAGCCTGCAAATCCCTTTGCACTTCCCTTTGCTCCATCAACGATCCTGTCATAGTAATAGTTCACACTTACCCATGGGTATCTTGCATTAAATCTGTCCTGCCAGGCCGCTATGTTGTCGTAGCGTGTGTAGATTGCCAGCCCCGCGATGAAAGTGATTATTGTCATGAAAAGGGCCGGTGTAAAACCATGCCAGAGTTTCACATGCAGATGTACTTCCTCGAGCACAATTCCTGCGGTTGTGGGTTCAATTATGTTGTGGATCGGAATCGAAGGGACAAGGCCAAACAGGATAACAAGACCTGCAAGGAATGCTGCAGGAACAAGCATTGTGTAAGGTGGTTCATGTATATGTTCCGGAAGGTGGTCATGGTGTTTTTCTCCCAGGAATATCCCGTCGATAAGTTTGATGGAATAAGCAAAGGTAAACACACCTCCCAGCACTGCTGCTGCAGGTATCAGGAATGTGAAAGGTCCTCCTATGATGTGCCCCATCTCAACCGAGGTTTCATAGAACATTTCCTTACTCAGGAAACCGTTAAGTGGGGGAATTCCCGCCATTGCAAGGGCTGCTATGGATGCAATAATAAAGGTAATAGGCATGTCCTTTCGCAAGCCTCCGAGTTTACGTATGTCCCGGGTTGCTGCTTCGTGTGCAACAATACCTGCTACCAGGAAAAGACATGCTTTGAAGGTCGCGTGATTGAGAAGATGGAAAGTTGCTGCTGCCACCCCTAAACCAGGTTCATGGTAGGATGTGTAACCATACATTGTCATCATGTATGCCAGCTGGCTGATAGTTGAATAGGCCAGGATTGCTTTGATGTCTGTCTGACGGAAGGCCAGGAATCCTGCCAGAAGCATTGTGAATATGCCAATTCCACTTACCAGGATAAACCAGGCTTCTGTACCTGAGAATATGGGATGGACCCTGGCCACCAGATATATTCCTGCCTTAACCATCGTTGCAGAATGCAAAAAAGCACTAACAGGGGTTGGAGCCTCCATTGCATTTGGAAGCCATATATAAAAAGGCCCCTGTGCGGATTTGGCAGCTGCACCTATCAGGATAAGGATCAGTGTTATTAAGAAGAAAGGATGAGCTTTGATGTTTTCAATTATAGCGGGGTTCTGGAGCATGGTAGCAATGTCATAAGAACCTGTAATAGCAT is a window of Methanohalophilus mahii DSM 5219 DNA encoding:
- the mnhG gene encoding monovalent cation/H(+) antiporter subunit G; its protein translation is MLSNITFIQDILSNFFFFAGMVFVFLGMLGLYRLPDVYNRLHATTKIGTLGAFGVMMGIVVKLGFGPMGIKAITVGLFLLLTAPVAAHMISRAAHRHGVGLCEESTVDDYGKTYCLINSSCPVKQEETIENDNEKM
- a CDS encoding monovalent cation/H+ antiporter subunit B, whose amino-acid sequence is MTTLITKTITKICIPLVSLFSISLLLAGHNNPGGGFIGGVMFASVISLTYVVFGLKYTKSFFNPSWDKLFGIGLLLASLTAFGAIVFGHNFFRSAVEFIEIPFYGEIELASASLFDIGVYFVVIGTLLHIFKNVGEDK
- a CDS encoding Na+/H+ antiporter subunit E; this encodes MKRYVLYAIALGFVWCFVHGVVNLSNFLIGALIGPFVIKAFKDLYDFKEEVSYTETLKRIPKQIHYFAILMVNIVKASIVVAKTVLQPKINIKPGIIAVPIRAKTDVGITAISNTISLTPGTLTIDVSDDRSTLYVHCLDIDNVKKIRDSIKDDLEEYVLEAFE
- a CDS encoding NADH-quinone oxidoreductase subunit K codes for the protein MNNTILSITIALIFGIGTFLILRRDIIKVIIGLSLISHAVNMLIVSTGLFDGEKAPIITNGHHDSGSGIIFTDKLPDGMLAPIVPSGMETQFVDPLVQALVLTAIVISLAITAFILILAYRIHEEYGTTDIRELRRLRG
- a CDS encoding cation:proton antiporter, with the translated sequence MNTVNLLDIALVFMVLSIIPCIYRIIKGPTIPDRVIAVDSLATVIVVMLGVYSFVQGSVFFMDVALVISIIAFVGTVTIAKYLDEGVVF
- a CDS encoding L-threonylcarbamoyladenylate synthase, which produces MDQVPHMQKKTEIMRIAEETAEDIFKKAGKLLREGKTVAFPTETVYGLGADALNPQAVEQIFKAKGRPADNPLIVHVSNQEQCNQLVITFTPLAEKLAECFWPGPLTIILEKTDRVPYITTGRLETVAIRMPANQIARKIIEAACKPIAAPSANISGRPSPTTASHVEEDLQGRIDAIVDGGEVEIGVESTVVDARREVPVILRPGKISAKDIQQCTKTEVCIGYARKDNMEKPLSPGMKYTHYSPSARVILVQGKAKDVAAKIADIIGKTNDDQKKAGLLLTVEIQKEFPLEKKLSIGQGTKPREAAKRIFAGLREMDSKGMDLIIVDGSFTEKGIGAAVLERLQKAADMIITT
- the mbhE gene encoding hydrogen gas-evolving membrane-bound hydrogenase subunit E, with translation MDSFTAIILAIFLPFAAAIFIPLLEKFLKHRIGWFAAGIAFLSFALIGIVAPEIIHGHIIQHSIEWMPSIGAEFSIYADGLAMMIGFIASGIGVIIMSYSNGYMSHKEDLPRYYQYLLLFMGSMIGMVFAGNTLQLFIFWELTSITSFMLIGYWRGKPASVYGATKSLLLTAGGGLFMLAGFILLHAITGSYDIATMLQNPAIIENIKAHPFFLITLILILIGAAAKSAQGPFYIWLPNAMEAPTPVSAFLHSATMVKAGIYLVARVHPIFSGTEAWFILVSGIGIFTMLLAGFLAFRQTDIKAILAYSTISQLAYMMTMYGYTSYHEPGLGVAAATFHLLNHATFKACLFLVAGIVAHEAATRDIRKLGGLRKDMPITFIIASIAALAMAGIPPLNGFLSKEMFYETSVEMGHIIGGPFTFLIPAAAVLGGVFTFAYSIKLIDGIFLGEKHHDHLPEHIHEPPYTMLVPAAFLAGLVILFGLVPSIPIHNIIEPTTAGIVLEEVHLHVKLWHGFTPALFMTIITFIAGLAIYTRYDNIAAWQDRFNARYPWVSVNYYYDRIVDGAKGSAKGFAGFAQPGSIKLYIYAILVLMVILFTIPLFMMTTQVFSVNLNFDIPFYESVIMILMVVAAIAAATLHRYLSAVIAISAVGYLVSLMFIYLKAPDLALTQFLVETLATIIFLLVIARVPQTFKEKIPKNILLRDIMISLAVASTVLILLLNATQGIVPPFESLSHYFLENSVKLAGGHNVVNVILVDFRGYDTLGEISVLCLAALGVYNLIKSRGEGE
- a CDS encoding proton-conducting transporter transmembrane domain-containing protein, translated to MNYLDHLPILVVAIPILMSALMIMLRSRPTFQKILNIIVSASILLMSIILLLQVWNSGIQVYEVGEWGKYGIVLVADLLGSGMVVLSCGISLLALIYSLDYIEDKSLNTTYFSLFNLLMAGLNGTFLTGDIFNMFVFFEVLLLSSCGLVVASEYGGVTKVSDKMEATFKYLMLNIISSMVMLIAIACLYATVGTLNMADMSVKIAAMSDAGTLPWHIYFIALLFIIVFGNKAAIFPLHYWLPDVHPTAPSPISAMLSGVMIKVGAYGILRVYFLVFKDALFLLQPIIILLALITIAIGAIAAVGQKDVKRLLAYSSVSQIGYVFLGIGMGTAYALAASLVYLVNHAIAKSMLFLTSGGIIHHAGTRDMDKMGGMVKSAPLMSSMFLIGAMSIAGLPPLGGFIAKFVLFDAAILGEYYLPVLIGFAFAVFTIFYMFRAWLLMFWGEARDVEKYGPYSSHGLSPMITVPIVVLAVAVLTLGVYSEPLIALSSEIANQLLDPQPYINAVLGGEVR